The following coding sequences are from one Diabrotica virgifera virgifera chromosome 2, PGI_DIABVI_V3a window:
- the LOC114332136 gene encoding facilitated trehalose transporter Tret1: MSAHEMYAQPYKMSTSDSTVYKPLVKDIPPEIGHSQNGPKTTWFLYFAAITSNLAQLTIGLMGAWMSPVSEQILSTNMDVNPLGKPVTILQLSLIGASQATGSVIGPLLIGKCYDIFGRKPTLLYLCLTMTTSLILLSFSSTIYLYIPLLFIAGVCNGAMNVGLTVYVGEITEDHNRGRFICLVQVGVPIGMMLSFLTGPYLSVKYYTLICAIPVALNAIFFATILPESPIQLVKFKLLRQAQDVLGRLRQKSPKEVEIEVTRIQNELAITSNNKQGGCFKLLSDKSSRNGFIVAVVTYNMLVLSGSQSMTSYLEPIFDKAESPIPSNICALLVTIVQIFCYLGSSVFVEKVGKRNLILFSTSTSIIPLILFGLYFQLKYSGFTFVEQHTWFPIVALVVFTLVNNIGNASVPAALMNDLFSNQMKATAVATTVLSSGILNSIVTFGIPLVMETVGIQWCFWIFAGNCVLGTIFVYFLVPETINMTIAEIQDILRNLI, translated from the exons ATGTCTGCACATGAAATGTACGCTCAACCATACAAAATGAGTACTTCAGATAGTACTGTGTACAAACCTTTAGTGAAAGACATACCACCTGAAATAGGACATAGCCAAAACGGACCAAAAACAACCTGGTTTCTCTACTTTGCTGCTATTACAT CAAATTTAGCTCAACTAACAATTGGATTGATGGGAGCATGGATGTCACCAGTTTCAGAACAAATATTATCAACCAACATGGATGTTAATCCTTTGGGAAAACCAGTCACAATTTTACAATTATCTTTAATTGGAGCATCTCAAGCAACTGGTTCTGTCATTGGACCTCTACTCATTGGAAAATGTTATGACATATTTGGTAGGAAACCAACTTTATTATACTTATGCTTAACCATGACAACATCTTTGATATTATTATCATTTTCTTCTACCATATACCTGTACATACCTTTACTCTTCATAGCGGGAGTCTGTAACGGTGCAATGAATGTAGGCCTTACGGTGTATGTGGGTGAAATAACCGAAGACCATAATAGAGGTAGATTTATTTGTTTAGTCCAAGTTGGAGTTCCGATAGGAATGATGTTAAGTTTTCTAACAGGGCCATACCTCTCAGTAAAATATTACACTCTAATATGTGCTATACCGGTCGCTTTAAATGCTATTTTCTTTGCCACCATTTTACCTGAATCGCCAATTCAACTTGTTAAATTCAAACTTCTACGCCAAGCACAAGATGTATTAGGACGGCTTAGACAAAAATCTCCAAAGGAAGTTGAAATAGAAGTTACCAGAATACAAAATGAGTTAGCAATAACTTCAAATAATAAACAAGGAGGTTGCTTCAAATTACTGTCAGACAAAAGTTCCCGTAATGGTTTCATCGTGGCTGTAGTCACGTATAATATGCTGGTATTGAGTGGCAGTCAGTCTATGACAAGTTATTTAGAACCCATCTTTGACAAAGCAGAATCTCCAATCCCTAGTAATATTTGTGCTCTACTGGTGactatagttcaaatattttgcTACCTTGGTTCATCAGTTTTTGTTGAAAAAGTGGGTAAAAGAAACCTTATTCTATTTTCAACCAGTACGTCAATAATTCCGTTAATATTATTTGGTTTATATTTCCAGTTAAAGTATAGCGGATTTACTTTTGTTGAACAACATACCTGGTTTCCTATTGTTGCACTGGTAGTATTTACCTTAGTAAATAACATAGGAAATGCGTCTGTTCCCGCAGCTCTTATGAACGATTTGTTCTCAAACCAAATGAAGGCTACCGCAGTAGCGACGACGGTTTTATCATCTGGAATTCTTAATTCTATTGTGACTTTTGGTATACCACTCGTTATGGAAACAGTGGGAATTCAGTGGTGCTTCTGGATTTTTGCTGGAAATTGTGTTTTGGGAACAATATTTGTATATTTCTTAGTACCAGAAACTATCAACATGACTATTGCAGAAATACAAGACATTTTAAGGAATTTAATATAA